GCCTGATCTACCAAAGCCGTAAGCGCTACTGCCTTTTCCGCATTAATCTGATTTTGCAAACCTTCACGGGCAGTTTTTTCTAGTTGATGCGCTGTCATTTCAGCCGTTAGCTTTGTACCCAACTGCTCAATAAGGTTATTAACCTCGTTTTCAGTTTCCGCACTGGCACTTAAGCCAACACCAACCAGCACCGCAACGGCCTGCGCTGATAATTTGAATTTTTCCATTTTTGTCGTTTTTGATTTATCCTGTTTGTCGTAAGTTTTAATAGGAGGTCTTTCTGGCTTTTCATCTTGAGGCATTGCAGAAAGCATGATACCACGAATCTCTTTGCTATCCATTTCTTTATCATCTGCAAACAGCTTCACGCAATCGGCATTGCTTGGAATGTCTACTATCGAACCCTCAAAAGCTTCACTATTATGTAATTCAAGATTACCGTCAGCACCTTCATGAAAAGTTGTTTCTTTGGTAAAGTGTAGATAAATGGAAGCTCCTTTTAAAAATCCACGCTCAACTTTTCCAGCAATTTTTTTGCTTTCTGGATCATCCAAATCAAATACCGGATCAGCTAAAAGCTTAGTGCCTTCTATTCGGATGTTCTCCCAACGGCCATGTACCTCGCCACGTCTGTGCATATATAATAGCACTGCATTTTCTTTAAACCTGTCCAGTTTAATTTTATCGTTTGGCA
This genomic interval from Pseudopedobacter saltans DSM 12145 contains the following:
- a CDS encoding peptidase U35; protein product: MSKKSFILNDETKVNSYGFRVPNDKIKLDRFKENAVLLYMHRRGEVHGRWENIRIEGTKLLADPVFDLDDPESKKIAGKVERGFLKGASIYLHFTKETTFHEGADGNLELHNSEAFEGSIVDIPSNADCVKLFADDKEMDSKEIRGIMLSAMPQDEKPERPPIKTYDKQDKSKTTKMEKFKLSAQAVAVLVGVGLSASAETENEVNNLIEQLGTKLTAEMTAHQLEKTAREGLQNQINAEKAVALTALVDQAVTDGKISATQKETFVALGFDGAKSIIDGLPGKTSLGSQVNNPGGAALGAEPKNVDEFAAMPLEQQLAFKNNNPTGYAKLFA